One window of Phycisphaerae bacterium genomic DNA carries:
- a CDS encoding SRPBCC domain-containing protein, translating into MSISSDSRDIRKEITILARADRVWRALTEASELMQWYSLSAAVVPGGGGVVRLSSPGVHEFEMPIAAWEPNRRLACTQAGPGASALEFVLEESEAETRLRLTHSGFSAPESADFYLERAVRDWEFYLQALKLYLERHDGTPRRCVVCQAEASNAVPAGMWSRLWSEAGMLRVTHPEPTAEGRRYAITTAQGDRLEGVVHTWSPPMDFSATVTNLNDSWLRVHLVDLRSQGRCIVNLWLSTYGVEARRVLELQSRFDRMFAELFGEAG; encoded by the coding sequence ATGTCTATATCCTCCGATTCTCGCGATATCCGGAAAGAGATCACGATTCTTGCGCGTGCCGATCGCGTGTGGCGGGCGCTCACCGAGGCGTCTGAACTGATGCAGTGGTACTCTTTGAGTGCCGCAGTGGTGCCGGGCGGCGGTGGGGTCGTTCGGCTGTCGTCTCCGGGTGTGCATGAATTCGAGATGCCGATTGCCGCGTGGGAACCGAATCGCCGGCTCGCGTGCACGCAGGCCGGGCCGGGCGCGTCCGCGCTCGAATTCGTCCTGGAGGAGAGCGAAGCCGAGACACGGCTTCGGCTCACTCACTCAGGCTTTTCGGCGCCGGAATCGGCCGACTTTTATCTCGAGCGCGCGGTGAGGGACTGGGAGTTCTATTTACAGGCATTGAAGCTGTATCTCGAACGACACGACGGTACGCCGAGGCGTTGCGTAGTCTGTCAGGCCGAGGCTTCGAACGCGGTGCCCGCCGGAATGTGGTCGCGGCTCTGGAGCGAGGCCGGGATGCTGCGGGTGACTCATCCCGAGCCAACGGCCGAGGGCCGACGATATGCCATAACGACGGCACAGGGCGATCGGCTGGAGGGCGTGGTGCATACCTGGTCGCCGCCGATGGATTTCTCCGCCACGGTAACGAATCTGAATGATTCATGGCTGCGTGTTCATCTCGTGGATCTGCGTTCGCAGGGCCGGTGCATTGTGAATCTCTGGCTATCGACCTATGGTGTGGAGGCCCGGAGGGTATTGGAACTTCAGTCGCGATTTGATCGGATGTTTGCCGAGCTGTTTGGCGAAGCCGGCTAG